In the Candidatus Ozemobacteraceae bacterium genome, one interval contains:
- a CDS encoding sugar ABC transporter permease yields the protein MRATGRDASSPSVARPLYALLFLSPWLMTFLVFWLYPLAFSFLLSFCDYDVFRAGAFRWTGLDNVVRLFSDDRFRQAFGNTLFFVVGTTPVTTLLALALALLVERVRNLQNLFRSAFFLPSIISMVVIATIFKSFYAPDGFLNAVMAFAGFQKHAWLVETAWAMPAIMAMDVWSSIGYYMVLFLAALKSVPAHLYEAAEVDGAGEWAQFRHITLPQIRGMILFVIVINIIRGWQVFPEIFTLTRGGPLGTTDTLVHRVYEAAFRYHEMGYASAMAWVLFAVIMAMSLVQMRLLREKHR from the coding sequence ATGCGTGCGACGGGGCGTGACGCCTCCTCGCCGTCCGTCGCCAGGCCTCTCTACGCGCTGCTCTTCCTGTCCCCCTGGCTGATGACGTTCCTCGTTTTCTGGCTGTATCCGCTGGCGTTTTCCTTCCTGCTCAGCTTCTGCGACTACGACGTGTTCCGCGCCGGCGCGTTCCGATGGACGGGCCTCGACAACGTCGTCAGGCTGTTCTCGGACGACCGGTTCCGACAGGCGTTCGGGAATACGCTGTTCTTCGTCGTCGGCACGACGCCCGTCACGACGCTTCTCGCGTTGGCGCTCGCCCTGCTCGTCGAGCGCGTCCGGAACCTGCAGAACCTGTTTCGATCGGCGTTCTTTCTGCCCTCGATCATCTCGATGGTCGTCATCGCGACCATCTTCAAATCCTTCTACGCGCCCGACGGCTTCCTCAACGCCGTCATGGCCTTCGCCGGGTTTCAGAAACACGCCTGGCTCGTCGAGACGGCATGGGCAATGCCGGCGATCATGGCGATGGACGTCTGGTCATCCATTGGATATTATATGGTATTGTTTCTGGCCGCGCTGAAATCCGTTCCCGCGCATCTCTACGAGGCGGCCGAGGTCGACGGGGCGGGGGAGTGGGCCCAGTTCCGTCACATCACGCTGCCGCAGATCCGCGGAATGATTCTTTTCGTTATAGTCATAAACATCATACGAGGCTGGCAGGTCTTCCCTGAGATTTTCACGCTCACCCGCGGCGGTCCCCTCGGAACGACCGACACGCTCGTCCACCGCGTCTACGAGGCGGCGTTCCGGTATCACGAGATGGGATACGCCTCGGCGATGGCCTGGGTGCTGTTCGCCGTCATCATGGCCATGTCGCTGGTCCAGATGCGCCTTCTGAGGGAAAAACACCGATGA
- a CDS encoding extracellular solute-binding protein: MLREVLRVAGSAGRLMAVMVMLAIFCAPAAAETELVFWNFWDQKFIAPVIARFEAEHPGVKIRSEQLNWGNGLDKIVVALANGKAPDICELGSTWTGKFMSEGVLIDITERVSDLRPRYHLWEPATWEGRIYGMPWLVGTRVLFYNRALFKAAGLDPDIPPRTWDELLIAAKAIHQPDKGIYGFGVNAGEGHILYKKFLPFVWGNGGSILDGQGNFCFDSPATREALEFYRRLMAFGLKEKQDILDDAFKKGRLGLEISGSWNFAKYPKEAPDLDFGTALIPPPGEGRGRSCSFLGGQILVLFKNCRDTQAATEFLRFLTKAENTLPITKEALVSFPTDKAAYDDDFFRKNPKLGVFVKQMETGVHPPVHPLWIELESIINDAVEKVLYGSPVDEVLGAAATAYERVRLQFDDRRKASAPVPSSAGSSIPVAGTIALPVWAMVLLVLIAAGTVANAILLIFIYGEVKKNAA; encoded by the coding sequence ATGCTCAGAGAAGTTCTTCGTGTTGCCGGTTCCGCCGGGCGCCTGATGGCCGTGATGGTCATGCTGGCGATCTTTTGCGCGCCGGCGGCGGCTGAGACCGAACTGGTCTTCTGGAACTTCTGGGACCAGAAGTTCATCGCCCCTGTGATCGCCCGCTTCGAGGCCGAACACCCCGGCGTCAAGATCCGGAGCGAACAGCTCAACTGGGGGAACGGCCTCGACAAGATCGTCGTCGCTCTCGCCAACGGCAAGGCCCCCGATATCTGCGAACTCGGCTCGACCTGGACCGGCAAATTCATGTCGGAAGGGGTTCTCATCGATATTACCGAGCGTGTTTCCGACCTGCGTCCCCGGTATCACCTCTGGGAACCCGCAACCTGGGAAGGCCGCATCTACGGCATGCCCTGGCTCGTCGGCACGCGCGTGCTCTTCTACAACCGCGCGCTCTTCAAGGCCGCCGGCCTCGATCCAGACATCCCGCCCCGCACCTGGGACGAGCTGCTCATCGCCGCCAAGGCCATCCACCAGCCCGACAAGGGCATCTACGGCTTCGGTGTGAACGCCGGCGAAGGGCATATCCTCTACAAAAAGTTCCTGCCCTTCGTCTGGGGAAACGGCGGCTCGATCCTCGACGGGCAGGGGAACTTCTGTTTCGACAGCCCCGCCACCCGCGAGGCGCTCGAGTTCTACCGGCGCCTGATGGCGTTCGGCCTCAAGGAAAAGCAGGACATTCTCGACGACGCGTTCAAGAAGGGCCGCCTGGGCCTCGAAATCTCGGGCTCCTGGAACTTCGCGAAATACCCGAAGGAAGCTCCCGACCTCGATTTCGGAACGGCGCTGATCCCGCCTCCCGGCGAGGGGCGCGGCCGGTCCTGCTCGTTCCTGGGCGGCCAGATTCTCGTGCTGTTCAAGAACTGCAGGGACACGCAGGCGGCGACGGAGTTCCTCCGCTTTCTCACGAAGGCCGAAAACACCCTGCCCATCACGAAGGAAGCCCTGGTCAGCTTCCCGACCGACAAGGCCGCGTACGATGACGATTTTTTCAGGAAAAACCCGAAGCTGGGCGTGTTCGTGAAGCAGATGGAGACCGGCGTGCATCCGCCGGTTCACCCCCTCTGGATCGAACTCGAAAGCATCATCAACGACGCCGTCGAAAAGGTCCTGTACGGCAGCCCGGTCGACGAGGTCCTGGGAGCCGCCGCGACGGCATACGAGCGCGTCCGCCTCCAGTTCGACGACCGCCGGAAAGCGTCCGCCCCCGTTCCGTCGTCCGCCGGCTCCTCGATCCCTGTCGCCGGCACCATCGCGCTGCCCGTCTGGGCGATGGTTCTGCTCGTGCTGATCGCAGCGGGAACCGTCGCGAATGCGATCCTTCTGATTTTCATCTACGGCGAGGTAAAAAAAAACGCCGCCTGA
- a CDS encoding glycosyltransferase family 4 protein, whose translation MNGHAGCGCGGACPPAASGAACSRATAPSGDGPILFLLPYPSLSGLELFCLRFAVDLQNRGIPVAVAAPEGGLIAEQCRIRELPFRSLPELRRIDPAAVKRLCDILGGCGTGPAARAVVAFRTQAMYPVHLARLMMRLHAPLFLFYRIGAGNYHRRDPLHRVLFRHVAAVVPNADHVANKIIKYWAISHDKVVCIRSGVDTDRYRPDEGRREALRASLGLPENALLIGNAGRIHPEKGSEILIDAVFGPGGASAGRSDIHLAYVGREYQPGYADHLRNRAAGLGAADRFHILPFRNDIEAVHPGFDLFALAVTSHETYAYTALEAMACGVPAIVPAIGGMSEMFADGAEGFFFRHRDTSSLRETLLRAVSLPAADRLNMGRAARERILRTAGWDAMMDRYIDLFARCRVPMSPGDVPYNVNNECR comes from the coding sequence ATGAACGGGCACGCTGGGTGCGGATGCGGCGGGGCATGTCCCCCGGCCGCATCCGGCGCCGCCTGCTCCCGCGCGACGGCGCCGAGCGGCGACGGGCCGATTCTCTTTCTGCTGCCGTACCCGAGTCTTTCGGGGCTTGAATTGTTCTGCCTGCGTTTTGCCGTCGATCTTCAGAACCGGGGCATTCCCGTCGCCGTGGCCGCTCCGGAAGGCGGGCTGATCGCCGAACAGTGCCGCATCCGGGAACTTCCGTTCCGGAGCCTGCCCGAACTGCGCCGGATCGACCCCGCCGCGGTGAAGCGCCTCTGCGATATTCTCGGAGGTTGCGGGACCGGCCCCGCCGCGCGCGCGGTGGTGGCGTTCCGCACCCAGGCGATGTATCCGGTCCATCTGGCCCGCCTGATGATGCGCCTGCACGCCCCCCTGTTTCTGTTCTACCGCATCGGGGCGGGCAATTACCATCGCCGCGATCCGCTCCACCGTGTCCTGTTCAGGCATGTCGCCGCGGTCGTCCCGAACGCCGATCACGTCGCGAACAAGATAATAAAATACTGGGCCATATCTCATGACAAGGTCGTCTGCATCCGAAGCGGGGTCGATACGGACCGGTATCGCCCCGACGAAGGCCGCCGCGAGGCTCTCCGCGCGAGCCTCGGCCTGCCTGAAAACGCCCTCCTGATCGGCAACGCCGGGCGCATCCACCCCGAGAAGGGTTCCGAAATCCTCATCGACGCCGTGTTCGGCCCCGGCGGCGCATCCGCCGGCCGCTCCGACATCCACCTCGCCTACGTCGGCCGCGAATACCAGCCCGGGTACGCGGACCATCTCCGCAACCGTGCGGCCGGGCTGGGCGCGGCCGACCGGTTTCACATCCTCCCGTTCCGAAACGATATCGAGGCCGTCCATCCGGGGTTCGACCTGTTCGCTCTCGCCGTGACCTCGCATGAAACGTATGCCTACACGGCGCTCGAAGCCATGGCATGCGGCGTTCCTGCAATCGTTCCTGCTATAGGCGGCATGTCCGAGATGTTCGCCGACGGCGCCGAAGGGTTTTTCTTCAGGCATCGCGACACGTCATCTCTCAGAGAGACGCTGCTGCGGGCCGTTTCCCTCCCCGCCGCCGACCGCCTGAACATGGGCCGCGCCGCCCGCGAGCGGATCCTCCGGACCGCCGGCTGGGACGCCATGATGGACCGCTACATCGACCTGTTCGCCCGCTGCCGCGTCCCGATGTCACCCGGCGATGTCCCCTACAACGTAAATAATGAATGTCGATGA
- a CDS encoding nucleoside phosphorylase, with the protein MQPHLKLETGSISPYVLVCGDPARAELIANLCENPKQLAYNREYRTFVGTYNGQQVTITSHGVGSAGAAICFEELIKTGAKVIIRVGTCGALIDGLGQGDHIVTTAAVREDGVSSLLIPLGYPAVADSGVTDALEAACKREKAPYKRGIVVASDLFYPGILPSSLELYSKAGVPGVEMECATLFVIASLRGVRAGGILTVDGNPLKWNEGNYDPHGEKVTTGKSRMLKLALEGITTLAKSDKA; encoded by the coding sequence ATGCAGCCCCATCTCAAGCTCGAAACCGGAAGTATCTCCCCCTATGTCCTCGTGTGCGGCGATCCCGCCCGCGCCGAACTGATCGCGAATCTCTGCGAGAATCCGAAACAGCTTGCGTACAACCGTGAATACAGGACCTTCGTCGGCACGTATAACGGACAGCAGGTCACCATCACGTCGCACGGCGTCGGTTCGGCGGGCGCCGCGATTTGCTTCGAGGAGCTGATCAAGACCGGCGCGAAGGTCATCATCCGCGTCGGAACCTGCGGCGCGCTCATCGACGGCCTCGGCCAGGGCGACCATATCGTCACGACGGCGGCCGTGCGCGAGGACGGCGTGTCGTCCCTGCTCATTCCGCTCGGCTACCCGGCCGTCGCGGACAGCGGCGTCACGGACGCCCTCGAAGCGGCCTGCAAGCGGGAGAAGGCGCCCTATAAGCGCGGCATCGTCGTCGCCAGCGACCTGTTCTATCCCGGCATTCTTCCGAGTTCGCTCGAGCTCTACAGCAAGGCCGGCGTGCCCGGCGTCGAGATGGAATGCGCGACCCTGTTCGTCATCGCCTCCCTGCGCGGCGTTCGTGCCGGCGGCATCCTGACCGTCGACGGCAACCCTCTCAAGTGGAACGAAGGCAACTACGATCCGCACGGCGAAAAAGTCACGACGGGCAAGTCCCGGATGCTGAAACTCGCCCTCGAGGGCATCACCACCCTGGCGAAATCCGACAAGGCCTGA
- a CDS encoding DUF1015 family protein: protein MSTVRPFKGLRAPKDIVPKLAALPYDVLNSEEARKLSGGNPYSFHHVTKPEIDLDPTIDLYDPKVYAKAKENFELFQKNGWLRHDPTPNFYIYKQVMDGRAQVGLMCCCAADEYWNDTIKKHELTRKDKEEDRLKHVDVTNSNAGPVFLTYPAVDSINAMMDEAMKAAPEYDFTSEDGIRHVLWVITDKAWHEKIIAEFAKIKTLYVADGHHRSAAAARIAKVRREQNPKHTGNEEYNFFLAVLFPHNHLYIMDYNRAVKDLNGMTQEQFLAKVGEKFTVEKTTEKKPAKATCFGMYLKGQWYRLTAKAGSFDPKDPIGCLDVSILQNNLLAPLLGIGDPRTDKRVDFIGGIRGVKELERIVDEGTFAVAFSMFPTSITQLMNIADAGKIMPPKSTWFEPKLRSGVVIHTLE from the coding sequence ATGTCAACGGTTCGCCCCTTCAAGGGCCTTCGCGCCCCCAAGGACATCGTCCCCAAGCTGGCCGCCCTGCCCTACGACGTGCTCAACTCGGAAGAGGCCCGCAAGCTTTCGGGCGGGAACCCATATTCGTTTCATCACGTGACCAAGCCCGAGATCGATCTCGACCCCACGATCGACCTGTATGACCCGAAGGTCTACGCCAAGGCGAAGGAGAACTTCGAGCTGTTCCAGAAGAACGGCTGGCTGCGCCACGACCCGACCCCGAATTTCTACATCTACAAGCAGGTCATGGACGGCCGCGCCCAGGTGGGCCTGATGTGTTGCTGCGCCGCCGACGAATACTGGAACGACACGATCAAGAAGCATGAGTTGACCCGGAAGGACAAGGAAGAAGACCGTCTGAAGCACGTCGACGTGACCAACTCGAACGCCGGCCCGGTGTTCCTCACCTACCCCGCCGTCGATTCGATCAACGCGATGATGGATGAAGCCATGAAAGCCGCGCCGGAATACGATTTCACGAGCGAAGACGGGATCCGGCACGTCCTGTGGGTCATCACCGACAAGGCCTGGCACGAGAAGATCATCGCCGAGTTCGCAAAGATCAAGACCCTCTACGTCGCCGACGGACACCATCGTTCGGCCGCCGCGGCCCGCATCGCCAAGGTGCGCCGCGAGCAGAACCCGAAACACACCGGCAACGAGGAATACAATTTTTTCCTGGCCGTTCTCTTTCCACACAACCATCTATACATCATGGATTATAATCGTGCGGTCAAAGATCTGAACGGCATGACGCAGGAGCAGTTCCTGGCCAAGGTCGGCGAGAAGTTCACCGTCGAGAAGACGACCGAGAAGAAGCCCGCGAAGGCCACCTGCTTCGGGATGTATCTGAAGGGTCAGTGGTACAGGCTGACAGCGAAGGCCGGCTCGTTCGACCCGAAGGATCCGATCGGCTGTCTCGACGTCTCGATCCTGCAGAACAATCTGCTGGCGCCGCTTCTGGGAATCGGCGATCCGCGCACCGACAAGCGCGTAGACTTCATCGGCGGCATCCGCGGCGTGAAGGAACTGGAACGAATCGTCGACGAGGGGACGTTCGCGGTCGCCTTCTCGATGTTCCCCACCTCGATCACCCAGTTGATGAACATCGCCGACGCGGGCAAGATCATGCCCCCGAAGTCGACCTGGTTCGAGCCCAAACTTCGCTCAGGCGTGGTGATCCACACCCTCGAATAA
- a CDS encoding tetratricopeptide repeat protein — protein MRDGIRSIRLYCALGPGLDDVRSALRASVWPWLRGLAEKRGCVLTVVELRDGAPGGDSDETVLKWALHEVDRCAPFFVSIVGNDVGPAPRKIPPEAFRFESWITRFKGASISELELRRAMERRSEVFTPRLFLVARQGADGGAPSRRREDLAAVAREMGVLVESCEGELETITEKIYADLEHAFAALLPETFDFAGRDALDDRAWSRARHEVFVPHRETMDRLTAHAEGDQPLLLFLNEPGSGTSALLSAWAEEFERDHPGALVIAVHLETPSIDPPDIRIWKRIIGDIKRRIGVSLSLPETEAGWRMDGPEWLHLAAARGRTVIVLDGLHHAADAEGVFRIDWLLAPWPADLRFVLAMRPGRPPVELFERRGLPSLAMPQPDRQTRAALIHAWEESLGIELPHVWRERSLAAESTAFPFTAVTLLHETRRLGTSGSAARFLNECISTPDPLAVVDIILSRIELECRDTRCLLVRDALSLVALSPRGIPEERLLEMLASGEDGGRLPQSLWQPLRRSLAAFLCERSGRLLLSNEIVTEAVRRKYLLSDAHIRAARQRLIENAFRHGPDANDWEELAWHLAETGAWESLYRLLSNPAGFDAIARIQPGVVLRYWQRLESCSPFRLIEAASRILLEPDAWKPYLGTFAAILASAELWGKAIALQVRHIEHLQAANDESALWSSRETLAAWHMALGEFAHAEGILAALAESPVPGGRGGAARVSLRRAIIAGSCGKYDAAVRHCRESRRLFRESNDPFSLEVALGHLASYLYAQSDLGGAMNFYAEQEKTCRSIGRQSGLVRALHGQSLILRAWGDLDSALRLLRESEEICRRLGYRERLADALCQRASIVRTRGRIDLALELYQEAEAICLETSYRDGLQVTIGGQASIRRIRGDLDEAVRLFQEQERLCRLINNKESLPIALCGHAVILCDRGRLDDAMEMLKEAERVCREIGYREGLPRILGNAASICRDRGDLDGAIVRLRESERICRDLNLRSGLQRVLEQLALVLKARGELDGALALLKEQEKICRQLGIKIGLQVSLGHQAHILYFRGEVDAAMSMFREQERICRELGLRDRLQIALGGQAVIFRARGDWQRSMELLKEQEAICRELGLRSGLQVSLYNQGIILLIRGDLDGAMTLFKQQEAVCRESGYREGLQAAIGSQAVIHRNRGDLDGAMALFKEQERICRESGYKEGLQVSLCGQAVILQARDDVDGALDRLKEGEKICRDLGHKEGLQRVLCNMSTIFERRGELDTAMTLLSEVEHICRLIDYKSGLQRALEYMAGIHKTRGDLRMAMKLLKEQEALCRELGIKAGLQACIGRQAQIRQAEGDLEGAMQLFREQEAICREMGLKSGLAKALAAQASLMGRKLDRTGEAVTLMKEAWGMARAHGLVSLSDQIATVLDTMQSNVASPSGGPECDDIWKKIQNRLIQRVSFIRPDDDPQILLDRLKAHERVSRDLGMQEEVAHSLAGQAYAHRLRREPEKALQKLRDEEKIWRARDNKTRIAECLTQQALLLANDMSMPREALGPAEEAAKLAASFELLELSNDVLARLLEHIRASLR, from the coding sequence ATGCGAGACGGGATCCGCTCAATCAGGCTGTACTGCGCCCTCGGCCCGGGACTCGATGACGTGCGTTCCGCTCTTCGCGCATCGGTCTGGCCCTGGCTTCGCGGCCTGGCCGAAAAGCGGGGCTGCGTTCTGACCGTCGTCGAACTTCGCGACGGTGCGCCTGGCGGCGATTCCGACGAAACTGTCCTGAAATGGGCCCTTCACGAAGTCGACCGCTGCGCCCCGTTTTTCGTCTCGATCGTCGGAAACGACGTCGGTCCGGCCCCGAGGAAGATCCCGCCCGAGGCGTTCCGGTTCGAGTCCTGGATCACCAGGTTCAAGGGCGCCTCGATCTCCGAACTGGAACTGCGCCGCGCCATGGAGCGGCGCTCTGAAGTCTTTACTCCGCGTCTCTTTCTTGTCGCCAGGCAGGGCGCCGACGGCGGCGCCCCGTCGAGGCGCAGGGAAGACCTGGCGGCTGTCGCCCGCGAGATGGGTGTCCTGGTCGAATCGTGCGAGGGCGAGCTGGAAACAATAACGGAAAAAATATATGCCGATCTCGAGCACGCCTTCGCAGCGCTTCTGCCAGAAACATTCGATTTTGCCGGGAGAGACGCCTTGGACGATCGCGCCTGGTCACGGGCGAGGCACGAGGTTTTCGTCCCTCACAGAGAAACGATGGACCGTCTCACGGCGCACGCCGAAGGCGATCAGCCTCTGCTGCTGTTCCTGAACGAGCCCGGTTCCGGGACGTCGGCCCTGCTCTCCGCCTGGGCCGAGGAATTCGAGCGCGACCATCCCGGTGCCCTCGTCATCGCCGTGCATCTCGAGACCCCCTCCATCGACCCGCCCGACATCCGGATCTGGAAACGAATCATCGGGGACATCAAACGCCGAATCGGCGTCTCGCTTTCGCTGCCCGAAACCGAAGCCGGGTGGCGGATGGACGGGCCCGAGTGGCTGCACCTCGCGGCGGCGCGCGGCAGGACGGTCATCGTGCTCGACGGCCTGCATCATGCGGCGGACGCGGAAGGCGTCTTCCGCATCGACTGGCTGCTGGCCCCGTGGCCGGCAGACCTGCGGTTCGTGCTTGCGATGAGACCGGGGCGCCCGCCCGTCGAACTGTTCGAGCGCCGGGGTCTGCCGAGTCTGGCCATGCCTCAGCCTGACCGGCAGACCCGCGCCGCTTTGATTCACGCCTGGGAGGAATCACTCGGCATCGAATTACCGCACGTATGGCGCGAACGGAGCCTTGCGGCGGAAAGCACCGCGTTCCCCTTCACCGCCGTCACCCTGCTTCACGAGACCCGCCGTCTCGGGACAAGCGGCTCGGCGGCCCGGTTCCTGAACGAGTGCATTTCGACGCCCGATCCGCTTGCCGTCGTTGATATAATACTTAGTAGAATAGAACTTGAGTGCCGCGATACGCGATGCCTGCTCGTTCGTGACGCGCTGTCCCTGGTTGCGCTGTCCCCCCGCGGGATTCCCGAAGAGCGCCTGCTCGAGATGCTCGCCTCCGGCGAAGACGGCGGTCGGCTGCCCCAATCGCTCTGGCAGCCGCTTCGGCGGTCGCTCGCGGCCTTCCTCTGCGAGCGGAGCGGTCGGCTGCTCCTTTCGAACGAGATCGTGACCGAAGCCGTCCGCAGAAAATACCTGCTGAGCGACGCGCATATTCGGGCTGCCCGCCAGCGGCTCATCGAGAACGCGTTCCGTCACGGCCCGGACGCGAACGACTGGGAGGAACTGGCCTGGCATCTCGCCGAAACCGGCGCCTGGGAATCTCTGTACCGCCTGCTCTCGAACCCCGCCGGGTTCGACGCGATCGCACGCATTCAACCGGGCGTGGTCCTGCGATACTGGCAACGGCTCGAGTCCTGTTCTCCGTTCCGTCTCATCGAAGCGGCGAGCCGCATTCTGCTCGAACCCGATGCATGGAAACCCTATCTGGGCACGTTCGCCGCAATTCTCGCCTCGGCGGAACTCTGGGGCAAGGCCATCGCCCTCCAGGTCCGCCATATCGAACATCTGCAGGCGGCGAACGATGAATCGGCCCTCTGGAGCAGTCGGGAGACCCTAGCGGCATGGCATATGGCACTGGGCGAATTCGCCCATGCCGAGGGAATTCTCGCCGCCCTGGCCGAATCCCCCGTGCCGGGCGGCCGCGGCGGCGCGGCCCGCGTGTCCCTGCGCCGCGCGATCATCGCCGGTTCCTGCGGCAAATACGATGCGGCGGTGCGGCATTGTCGGGAGAGCAGGCGCCTGTTCCGCGAATCGAACGACCCCTTCAGCCTGGAGGTCGCTCTCGGCCACCTGGCCAGCTATCTCTACGCCCAGAGCGATCTCGGCGGCGCGATGAACTTCTACGCCGAACAGGAGAAAACCTGCCGCTCGATCGGCCGCCAGTCAGGCCTTGTGCGGGCGCTCCATGGGCAATCCCTGATCCTGCGGGCGTGGGGCGATCTCGACAGCGCCTTGCGCCTTCTCCGCGAGTCCGAGGAGATCTGCCGTCGTCTCGGATATCGCGAGCGGCTCGCGGACGCCCTGTGCCAGCGGGCTTCGATCGTCCGGACCCGCGGCCGCATCGATCTCGCGCTCGAGTTGTATCAGGAAGCCGAAGCGATCTGCCTCGAAACGTCGTACCGCGACGGTCTCCAGGTGACCATCGGCGGCCAGGCCTCGATCAGGCGCATTCGCGGCGATCTCGACGAGGCCGTGCGCCTGTTCCAGGAACAGGAGCGCCTTTGCAGGCTGATCAACAACAAGGAAAGCCTGCCGATCGCTCTCTGCGGCCACGCCGTGATCCTCTGCGACCGCGGCCGGCTCGACGACGCCATGGAGATGTTGAAAGAGGCGGAACGCGTCTGTCGCGAAATCGGGTATCGCGAAGGACTCCCCCGGATCCTCGGGAACGCCGCGTCGATCTGCCGTGACCGTGGCGATCTCGACGGGGCGATCGTCCGTCTTCGCGAAAGCGAGCGCATCTGCCGGGATCTCAACCTCAGGTCGGGGCTCCAGCGCGTGCTCGAGCAGCTTGCCCTGGTGCTCAAGGCTCGCGGTGAGCTTGACGGCGCCCTGGCGCTCCTGAAAGAGCAGGAAAAAATCTGCCGTCAGCTCGGCATCAAGATCGGCCTCCAGGTGTCCCTCGGCCATCAGGCGCATATCCTGTATTTCCGGGGCGAGGTGGATGCCGCGATGAGCATGTTCCGCGAACAGGAGCGCATTTGCCGCGAGCTCGGCCTGCGCGACCGGCTCCAGATCGCGCTCGGCGGCCAGGCGGTGATCTTCCGCGCCCGCGGCGACTGGCAGCGGTCGATGGAACTGCTGAAAGAACAGGAGGCCATCTGTCGCGAACTCGGCCTCAGGAGCGGCCTTCAGGTGTCCCTGTATAACCAGGGCATCATCCTCCTGATCCGCGGCGATCTCGACGGGGCGATGACGCTGTTCAAACAGCAGGAAGCCGTCTGCCGCGAATCCGGCTACAGGGAGGGCCTCCAGGCCGCCATCGGAAGCCAGGCCGTCATCCATCGCAATCGGGGCGACCTCGACGGCGCGATGGCTCTCTTCAAAGAACAGGAGCGCATCTGCCGGGAATCCGGCTACAAGGAAGGCCTCCAAGTCTCTCTCTGCGGCCAGGCCGTGATCCTGCAGGCCCGCGACGACGTCGACGGCGCCCTCGACCGGTTGAAGGAAGGCGAGAAGATCTGCCGCGACCTCGGCCACAAGGAAGGCCTTCAGCGCGTGCTGTGCAACATGTCGACGATTTTCGAGCGGCGCGGTGAACTCGACACGGCCATGACGCTCCTCAGCGAGGTCGAGCACATCTGTCGCCTGATCGATTACAAGTCGGGGCTCCAACGGGCCCTCGAATACATGGCCGGCATCCACAAGACCCGCGGCGACCTGCGCATGGCGATGAAACTCCTGAAAGAGCAGGAAGCGCTCTGCCGCGAACTCGGGATCAAGGCGGGCCTCCAGGCCTGCATCGGACGCCAGGCGCAGATCCGCCAGGCCGAGGGCGACCTCGAGGGCGCGATGCAGCTTTTCCGCGAGCAGGAAGCGATCTGCCGTGAAATGGGGCTCAAATCAGGACTTGCGAAAGCCCTCGCCGCGCAGGCGTCGCTCATGGGCAGAAAACTCGACCGGACGGGCGAAGCGGTGACCCTCATGAAGGAAGCCTGGGGCATGGCTCGCGCCCACGGCCTGGTTTCGCTTTCCGACCAGATCGCCACCGTGCTCGACACCATGCAGTCGAACGTCGCCTCCCCTTCCGGCGGCCCGGAGTGCGACGACATCTGGAAGAAAATTCAGAACCGCCTCATTCAACGCGTCTCGTTCATACGCCCCGACGATGACCCGCAGATTCTGCTCGATCGCCTCAAAGCGCATGAGCGGGTCAGCCGCGACCTCGGCATGCAGGAGGAGGTCGCCCACAGCCTCGCCGGCCAGGCCTACGCCCATCGGCTCCGGCGCGAGCCCGAAAAAGCCCTGCAGAAACTTCGCGACGAGGAAAAAATCTGGCGCGCCCGCGATAACAAAACCCGCATCGCCGAATGCCTGACACAGCAGGCCTTGCTGCTCGCCAACGACATGAGCATGCCCCGCGAGGCCCTCGGCCCCGCCGAGGAGGCCGCGAAACTGGCCGCCTCGTTCGAACTTCTCGAACTCTCCAACGACGTTTTGGCCCGTCTTCTCGAGCACATTCGCGCCAGCTTGCGCTGA